One stretch of Rissa tridactyla isolate bRisTri1 chromosome 21, bRisTri1.patW.cur.20221130, whole genome shotgun sequence DNA includes these proteins:
- the NUCKS1 gene encoding nuclear ubiquitous casein and cyclin-dependent kinase substrate 1 isoform X1, whose translation MSRPVRNRKVVDYSQFQESDDADEDYGRDSGPPSKKIRSSPREAKNKRRSGKNSQEDSEDSEEKDVKTKKDDSHSADEDFGSEDDDLGADDGKADSDYESSQKSKKGKKAKPEKNKRAASKSRKRPAEDSEDEKEDHKNVRQQRQAASKAASKQREMLMDDVGSEEEEQEDDEAQFQETDSGSDEDFLMEDDDDSDYGSSKKKNKKVSKKSKPERKEKKMPKPRLKATVTPSPVKGKGKAGRPTASKATKEKTPSPKEEDEEPESPPEKKKSASPPPEKSGDEGSEDEAPSGED comes from the exons ATGTCCAGGCCTGTCAG GAACAGAAAGGTGGTCGATTACTCCCAGTTTCAGGAATCAGATGATGCTG ATGAAGATTATGGAAGAGATTCAGGTCCCCCATCGAAGAAAATCCGTTCGTCTCCCCGGGAGGCTAAAAATAAGAGGCGATCTGGGAAGAATTCTCAGGAGGACAG tGAGGATTCAGAGGAAAAAGATGTGAAGACTAAAAAAGATGATTCACACTCGGCAG ATGAAGATTTTGGCAGTGAAGATGATGATTTAGGAGCAGATGATGGCAAAGCTGACAGTGACTATGAGAGCtctcaaaaaagcaaaaaaggaaaaaaggctaaaCCAGAAAAGAATAAGAGAGCAGCCTCCAAATCCAGGAAAAGGcctgcag AGGACAGTGAGGATGAGAAAGAAGACCACAAAAATGTGCGTCAGCAACGACAGGCAGCATCCAAAGCAGCTTCTAAACAACGAGAGATGCTTATGGATGATGTGGGTAGTGAGGAGGAAGAACAAGAGGATGATGAGGCACAGTTCCAGGAGA CAGATTCAGGAAGCGATGAAGACTTCCTCATGGAAGATGATGATGATAGTGACTATGgcagttcaaaaaagaaaaataaaaaggtctcCAAGAAATCCAagccagagaggaaagaaaagaaaatgccgAAGCCCAGGCTAAAGGCTACAG tgacCCCCAGTCCAGTGAAAGGCAAAGGGAAGGCGGGCCGCCCCACAGCCTCCAAGGCAACAAAAGAAAAGACCCCATCCCCCAAAGAAGAGGATGAAGAGCCTGAAAGTcccccagaaaagaaaaaatcagccAGCCCTCCACCAGAGAAGTCAGGGGATGAGGGATCTGAAGATGAAGCACCCTCTGGTGAAGATTAA
- the NUCKS1 gene encoding nuclear ubiquitous casein and cyclin-dependent kinase substrate 1 isoform X2, with the protein MSRPVRNRKVVDYSQFQESDDADEDYGRDSGPPSKKIRSSPREAKNKRRSGKNSQEDSEDSEEKDVKTKKDDSHSADEDFGSEDDDLGADDGKADSDYESSQKSKKGKKAKPEKNKRAASKSRKRPAEDSEDEKEDHKNVRQQRQAASKAASKQREMLMDDVGSEEEEQEDDEAQFQENSGSDEDFLMEDDDDSDYGSSKKKNKKVSKKSKPERKEKKMPKPRLKATVTPSPVKGKGKAGRPTASKATKEKTPSPKEEDEEPESPPEKKKSASPPPEKSGDEGSEDEAPSGED; encoded by the exons ATGTCCAGGCCTGTCAG GAACAGAAAGGTGGTCGATTACTCCCAGTTTCAGGAATCAGATGATGCTG ATGAAGATTATGGAAGAGATTCAGGTCCCCCATCGAAGAAAATCCGTTCGTCTCCCCGGGAGGCTAAAAATAAGAGGCGATCTGGGAAGAATTCTCAGGAGGACAG tGAGGATTCAGAGGAAAAAGATGTGAAGACTAAAAAAGATGATTCACACTCGGCAG ATGAAGATTTTGGCAGTGAAGATGATGATTTAGGAGCAGATGATGGCAAAGCTGACAGTGACTATGAGAGCtctcaaaaaagcaaaaaaggaaaaaaggctaaaCCAGAAAAGAATAAGAGAGCAGCCTCCAAATCCAGGAAAAGGcctgcag AGGACAGTGAGGATGAGAAAGAAGACCACAAAAATGTGCGTCAGCAACGACAGGCAGCATCCAAAGCAGCTTCTAAACAACGAGAGATGCTTATGGATGATGTGGGTAGTGAGGAGGAAGAACAAGAGGATGATGAGGCACAGTTCCAGGAGA ATTCAGGAAGCGATGAAGACTTCCTCATGGAAGATGATGATGATAGTGACTATGgcagttcaaaaaagaaaaataaaaaggtctcCAAGAAATCCAagccagagaggaaagaaaagaaaatgccgAAGCCCAGGCTAAAGGCTACAG tgacCCCCAGTCCAGTGAAAGGCAAAGGGAAGGCGGGCCGCCCCACAGCCTCCAAGGCAACAAAAGAAAAGACCCCATCCCCCAAAGAAGAGGATGAAGAGCCTGAAAGTcccccagaaaagaaaaaatcagccAGCCCTCCACCAGAGAAGTCAGGGGATGAGGGATCTGAAGATGAAGCACCCTCTGGTGAAGATTAA